Genomic DNA from Longimicrobiales bacterium:
GGTGCTCGACCTCACCAGCCCGGCGCAATAGAAGCCGCCCCGCTGAGGCGGTAGAAGGACCGGGCGGCCGGCGTGGTTCGCAGCGCCATCCGGCGGGGTACTCTCAGCTGCCGTCGGCCTTCCCGACCACCCATTCCCCCTCACCCGGCACGGGATCCTCGCCCGGGTTCATGAAGATGTCCCGCTCCAGGCCCTGCTGTCGTTCGTAGAGCGCGCGGTACAATCCGCCGCGGTGCAGCAGCTCCGCATGTGTCCCGCGCTGCACGATGCGGCCATCATCGAGCACGAGGATCTGGTCGGCGCTCTGGATGGTCGAGAGCCGGTGCGCGATGACGAACGTCGTGCGTCCCTGGCGCAGCCGCCGCAGACCGTCGCGGATCAGCGCCTCGCTCTCGCTGTCCAGACTCGACGTCGCCTCGTCGAGGATCAGCAGGCGCGGATCGGCAATGATCGCGCGTGCAATCGCCAGGCGCTGGCGCTGCCCGCCCGACAGCTTCACGCCGCGCTCGCCGACGATCGTGTCATAGCCATCCTCGAACCGGTCAATGAACTCGTCCGCATTCGCGACGTGCGCCGCAGCGCGGATCGCGTCATCCGTCGCGTCCGGTCGCGCATAGGCGATGTTGTCGCGTATGGTGCCGTCGAACAGGAAGTTGTCCTGCATGACGACGCCGAGCTGCCGGCGGTAGTCCATGAGCCGCAGATTGCTTAGATCCCGACCGTCGATCAGGATCCGACCCGTGTCCGGGTAGTGGAACGCCATGATCAGCGAGATCAGCGTGCTCTTGCCGGCACCGCTCGGACCGACGAGGGCCGTCGTCGTGCCCGCGGGTGCCTCGAACGAGACCTCCCGCAATACGGGCGCGCCCTCCTTGTAAGAGAAGGACACGTCCTCGAATTCGACCGCGCCGAGCACCTCGCCCAGCGGCTCGCGATTGGCATCGTCCGCATCCTCCGGCTCCACGTCGCGCAGCTCGCGGATACGGTCCAGGCCCGCGAACGCATCGGTGATCTGCGTACCGATGCTCGCGATGTTCACGAGCGGCGCGACCATCATCCCGACCAGGAACGTGAACGTGATCAGCTCGCCGGTCGTCATCTCACCCGCCAGCGCCGCGCGGCCGCCGCCTATGATGATGATCAGGCTGACACCGCCGACGATCACGATGGACAGTGATGAAACCAGCGACGTGCCGGTGATGGTGCTCGCGATGTTGCGGTACAGCCGCATCACGCCCGTGTTGAACACCTCCTCCTCACGTTTCTCCGCCACGTACACCTTCACCAGGCGTACACCGCCGAGCGTCTCGCCGAGTCGGCCCGTCACCTGCGCGTTGATCTCGCCGCGCTCTCGGAAAATCGGGCGCAGCTTCCTGAACGCGATCGCCATCACCGCGGCGAACACGATCAGCAGCAGGATCGTCCCGACCGTGAGCTGCCAGTTGAAGTACAGGAGCGCGGCGAGCGCGATCATGGCCGTGAAGACACCGCCCACGAGCTGGATGATGCCGGTGCCGACCAGGTTCCGGATTCCCTCCGGGTCGGTCATGATGCGCGATATGAGAACGCCGGACTTGGTGGAATCGAAGTAGGATGTGGGCAGTCGCAGCACGTGCTGCTGCACGTTGAGCCGGAGCTCCGCGATGGCGCGCTGCGCCGCAACGCTCACGACTTTTGCCACCGCAAAGCCCGTCGCAGCCTGCACGAGCGTCGCGACCAGGACTGCGCCTGCAATCGGCAGGAGCAGCTCCGCACGACCGAGGGTGATCACCTCATCGATCAGGAACTTGGTGCTCATGGGCAGCACGAACGCCGCGATGCGGCCGACAACCATGAGTGCGAGGCCGATCGTGAGGCTGCGGCGATGTGAACGGATCAGCGACCACGCCTCTCCCTTCACATTCGCCAGCTTGACCTTCGCCATTATACCGTCGTTTCTCCCGCAGGTCCGGCATAACGATCGTGCAGTTTGACCGGCGCTCGCTTACCCGCTTTCATCTTCAGGTTCAGCATCTCGACCATAACGGAGAACGCCATGGCGAAGTAGATGTAGCCCTTCGAGATGTGCTGCTCGAACCCTTCTGCGATCAGTGTCACACCGATCAGCAGCAGGAAGCTGAGCGCCAGCATCTTCACGGTCGGGTGCTTCTCCACGAACCGGCTGATCGGACCCGCAAAGAACATCATGAAGGCCACTGCGACCACGACAGCCGCTATCATCACCTCCACCTGGTCCACCATGCCTACGGCGGTGATGACGGAGTCGAGTGAGAACACGATGTCGAGGAGGAGGATCTGGATGATCACGGCAGAGAACGTCGGCGGCACCTTCTTCGATTTCTCCCCGTGCTCGCCCTCGAGCTTGTCATGGATCTCGTACGTACTCTTCGCGACGAGGAACAGACCGCCCGCGATCATGATCAGGTCCCGTCCCGAGATCTCCTGCCCGAGCACCGCGAAGAGCGGTGCGGTCAGGCGGATGATCCAGGACAGCACGAGGAGCAGGAGGATGCGCATGAGCATGGCGAGGCCCAGTCCCACCGTGCGGGCGCGCGCCTGCTTCTCGGGCGGCAGCTTGCCCGCCAGGATCGAGATGAAGACGATGTTGTCGATACCGAGGACGATCTCGAGCAGCGTCAGTGTAGCGAACGCAATCCAGACGGACGGATCGGACAGGAGTTCCATACGATATCTCGCGCAGAAGCCATACTGCGGACCGGCGCAGCCAGAGCGCCGGTCCCGGGGTGGTGAAGCTAAACGGCTGCCCCCGCAGTCGCCAGCGACGGGCGGGCTCCCCCGCTTTGCATCGTCCGTGCGATGTCGGCCACCGGTGGCACGGCATCTGCCCCGCTATTCAGCCTTTGACCACACAGGGACGGCCATGATCATCGACTGCCATGTACATCTGAACCGC
This window encodes:
- a CDS encoding ABC transporter ATP-binding protein, encoding MAKVKLANVKGEAWSLIRSHRRSLTIGLALMVVGRIAAFVLPMSTKFLIDEVITLGRAELLLPIAGAVLVATLVQAATGFAVAKVVSVAAQRAIAELRLNVQQHVLRLPTSYFDSTKSGVLISRIMTDPEGIRNLVGTGIIQLVGGVFTAMIALAALLYFNWQLTVGTILLLIVFAAVMAIAFRKLRPIFRERGEINAQVTGRLGETLGGVRLVKVYVAEKREEEVFNTGVMRLYRNIASTITGTSLVSSLSIVIVGGVSLIIIIGGGRAALAGEMTTGELITFTFLVGMMVAPLVNIASIGTQITDAFAGLDRIRELRDVEPEDADDANREPLGEVLGAVEFEDVSFSYKEGAPVLREVSFEAPAGTTTALVGPSGAGKSTLISLIMAFHYPDTGRILIDGRDLSNLRLMDYRRQLGVVMQDNFLFDGTIRDNIAYARPDATDDAIRAAAHVANADEFIDRFEDGYDTIVGERGVKLSGGQRQRLAIARAIIADPRLLILDEATSSLDSESEALIRDGLRRLRQGRTTFVIAHRLSTIQSADQILVLDDGRIVQRGTHAELLHRGGLYRALYERQQGLERDIFMNPGEDPVPGEGEWVVGKADGS
- a CDS encoding TerC family protein, which gives rise to MELLSDPSVWIAFATLTLLEIVLGIDNIVFISILAGKLPPEKQARARTVGLGLAMLMRILLLLVLSWIIRLTAPLFAVLGQEISGRDLIMIAGGLFLVAKSTYEIHDKLEGEHGEKSKKVPPTFSAVIIQILLLDIVFSLDSVITAVGMVDQVEVMIAAVVVAVAFMMFFAGPISRFVEKHPTVKMLALSFLLLIGVTLIAEGFEQHISKGYIYFAMAFSVMVEMLNLKMKAGKRAPVKLHDRYAGPAGETTV